One genomic segment of uncultured Desulfobacter sp. includes these proteins:
- a CDS encoding mechanosensitive ion channel domain-containing protein, which translates to MRHLLVILNFLLVFSVFLPFFTYAVGEDLLNTDAVLSSQDDKEDKKTVTTGDLTEKNTVIETKPGRVNDDDIKKRITGIFSEIEGLDKVSVSVREGVVSLEGETPNEKKALQAVNLANRVSDVVTVADSINRTLDVQDNVTPMIADLKQQARGLIKALPLLFVAILAFGVVTWFGVWLSRRNGLWQSITPNLFVAELLSQTVKVIFIVLGVILGLSLMGAEAIIGTLLGGAGVVGLAVGFAVKDTIENYISSLMLSVRQPFRARDYVNIDGQEGLVVRLTSRATILMTLDGNQLRIPNSKVFKGTILNYTKKPERRFTFELGVDANDDPIAAIKVGLNAINALEFVLETPKATAVISQVGDSNIVLDFRVWVNQAEADFLMARSIAIREVKHALENHGFSLPEPIYRLRFNEDVEESIKQLNFIVNTGFQPNHSDGQSTIGVMSNTTPDAVNKAAAERDKSVNTYSDKLEKVEAKARAKQILDGVDAEDMLDAQPNSNLMEKVEEEIKENTGDKDLLSQDSLQE; encoded by the coding sequence ATGCGTCATCTATTAGTAATCTTAAATTTTTTATTAGTGTTTTCCGTTTTTTTACCTTTTTTTACCTATGCCGTTGGGGAAGATTTGCTCAATACAGATGCGGTATTGTCATCGCAAGATGATAAAGAAGATAAAAAAACAGTTACAACCGGTGATCTGACTGAAAAAAATACAGTTATTGAAACAAAGCCCGGGCGTGTCAATGATGATGATATCAAAAAACGTATTACCGGTATCTTTTCAGAAATTGAAGGTCTTGACAAGGTATCCGTCAGCGTTCGAGAAGGAGTCGTTAGCTTAGAAGGTGAGACACCCAATGAAAAAAAGGCACTGCAAGCTGTCAATCTTGCCAATCGAGTGAGCGATGTGGTCACAGTAGCGGACAGCATCAACCGTACGCTTGATGTTCAAGATAATGTTACCCCAATGATTGCAGATTTAAAACAGCAGGCCCGTGGGCTGATTAAGGCCTTACCGTTATTATTTGTCGCGATCCTCGCATTTGGTGTAGTCACATGGTTTGGCGTATGGCTGTCAAGGCGTAACGGCTTGTGGCAAAGTATTACTCCTAACCTTTTTGTGGCTGAGTTGCTATCGCAAACCGTTAAGGTCATTTTTATTGTCCTCGGGGTGATATTGGGCTTAAGCCTTATGGGGGCAGAAGCCATAATTGGCACGCTTCTGGGTGGTGCAGGGGTGGTTGGTCTTGCCGTTGGTTTTGCGGTAAAAGATACGATTGAGAATTACATTTCATCTCTTATGCTCAGCGTACGACAACCTTTTCGAGCACGAGATTATGTGAATATTGATGGGCAAGAAGGCCTTGTGGTCCGCTTAACCAGCCGTGCTACAATTTTGATGACCTTGGATGGTAACCAGTTGCGTATTCCTAATTCAAAAGTATTTAAAGGCACGATTTTAAATTACACAAAAAAACCTGAACGTCGTTTTACCTTTGAGTTAGGTGTCGATGCCAATGATGATCCTATTGCTGCTATCAAGGTTGGGCTCAATGCCATCAATGCACTGGAGTTTGTATTAGAAACGCCTAAAGCCACCGCTGTCATTAGCCAAGTGGGTGACTCTAATATCGTGCTTGATTTTCGGGTCTGGGTCAATCAAGCCGAGGCAGACTTTTTGATGGCTCGAAGTATTGCCATTCGTGAAGTGAAGCATGCCTTAGAAAATCATGGTTTTAGTTTGCCGGAACCCATTTATCGCTTGCGTTTTAATGAGGATGTGGAAGAATCTATTAAGCAGCTTAATTTCATTGTAAATACTGGTTTTCAACCCAATCATAGTGACGGGCAGTCCACAATTGGAGTAATGTCGAACACCACTCCTGATGCAGTGAATAAAGCAGCAGCTGAACGAGATAAAAGCGTCAATACATACAGTGATAAGTTAGAAAAAGTTGAGGCTAAAGCCCGGGCGAAGCAAATATTAGATGGTGTGGATGCCGAGGATATGCTTGATGCACAACCCAACTCGAATCTGATGGAAAAAGTAGAGGAGGAAATTAAAGAAAATACGGGCGATAAAGATTTGTTGAGTCAAGATAGCCTGCAGGAATAG